From the Manis javanica isolate MJ-LG chromosome 13, MJ_LKY, whole genome shotgun sequence genome, one window contains:
- the LOC140845873 gene encoding olfactory receptor 7D4-like — MEAGNSTEVSQFLLLGLSEYPELQPVLFGLFLSMYLVTIMGNLLIILAVGSDSHLHTPMYFFLSHLSCVDICFTSTTVPKMLVNIQTQRKDISYVGCLTQVYFLMVFAGLEDFLLTVMAYDRYVAICHPLHYTAIMNPRLCGLLVLACWFSVFWGSLLHILLMVRLTFCVGTEIPHFFCELAQVLKAACSDTLINDIAVYVATALLVVFPLTGVVFSYSQIVSSIVRMASTEGRCKAFSTCGSHLSVVSLFYVTSMGVYLSTAVTHSPQKSSIASVMYTVVTPMLNPFIYSMRNRDVKGALGRLLS; from the coding sequence atggaagcaggaaacagcacagAAGTATcccagttcctcctcctgggcctctctgagtATCCTGAACTGCAGCCTGTCCTCTTTGGCCTCTTTTTGTCCATGTACCTGGTCACCATCatggggaacctgctcatcatcctggccGTCGGCTCCGACTCCCACCTCCACActcccatgtatttcttcctttcccacctgtcctgtgtggacatctgcttcacctccaccaccgtccccaagatgctggtgaacatccaaacacagagaaaagacatctCCTACGTAGGATGCCTCACTCAGGTATATTTCTTAATGGTTTTTGCCGGGCTAGAGGACTTCCTCCTAaccgtgatggcctatgaccggtatgtggccatctgccaccccctGCACTACACGGCCATCATGAACCCCCGGCTCTGTGGGCTCCTGGTCCTTGCGTGTTGGTTCAGCGTTTTCTGGGGCTCCCTGCTTcatattctactgatggtgcggCTGACCTTCTGTGTAGGCACTGAAATCCCGCACTTCTTCTGTGAGCTGGCTCAGGTTCTCAAGGCGGCCTGCTCTGACACCCTCATCAATGACATCGCCGTGTATGTGGCCACGGCTCTGCTGGTTGTGTTTCCTCTCACCGGAGTCGTGTTCTCTTACTCTCAGATCGTCTCCTCCATAGTGAGGATGGCCTCCACTGAGGGCAGGTGTAAAGCATTTTCCACCTGTGGGTCTCACCTGTCTGTGGTCTCCTTGTTCTATGTGACAAGCATGGGGGTCTACCTCAGCACTGCTGTGACCCATTCTCCCCAGAAGAGCTCCATTGCCTCAGTGATGTACACGGTGGtcacccccatgctgaaccccttcatctacagcatGCGGAACAGGGATGTGAAGGGGGCCCTGGGAAGGCTCCTCAGCTAA